In Phycodurus eques isolate BA_2022a chromosome 10, UOR_Pequ_1.1, whole genome shotgun sequence, a genomic segment contains:
- the rad18 gene encoding E3 ubiquitin-protein ligase RAD18 isoform X1: protein MAFQPEADLPPMLTSLNNVDALLRCPICFDFFNTTMMTKCSHNFCSLCIRKFFSYKLQCPVCNTQATEQDLQNNRLLDELVINFQAARQQLSKTYFDSPPISPKNPASVKFKAPIEKGQKCNSSVVSHFFQKRPRKSPGKAYQTGCTLYASDTDPHLTTVKEEPMDVGEASMQDVVSVKPVDIELHRMSTEEVMPHSSSSPPKDVKPVIKVECPVCSIRVSQPFINKHLDMCLISGEKKESLRSSLGKARRPMGKLVYNLLSQTQLKRRLKECHLSVKGNRDQLIKRHKEFVHIYNAQCDSLNPKSAEEIVKEVEANEKIKNQLQDKAKPVMVFSKNHSEKEIDDVHSTYRKQHSSDFSRLVAQVRGRLDTTRKTLIKDDAAAAGGEDEEQTPSAAQGADPMNSLDIKLEGEEEKETSVRGIVLSNSPTYSEVSVSSSISDIFAPEPLQTDVTERTSVKKRSSCSQKSIAASSTALGKRHRKT, encoded by the exons ATGGCCTTCCAACCGGAAGCAGACCTCCCACCCATGCTGACGAGTTTGAAC AATGTTGATGCCCTGTTGCGATGTCctatttgttttgactttttcaacACTACAATGATGACCAAATGCTCTCACAATT TTTGCTCCTTGTGCATCCGGAAATTCTTTTCTTATAAGCTTCAATGTCCAGTTTGCAATACA CAAGCCACAGAACAAGATCTGCAAAACAACCGTTTACTGGATGAATTGGTGATAAACTTTCAAGCTGCAAG ACAGCAATtgtcaaaaacatattttgactCTCCACCAATATCCCCAAAGAACCCAGCATCAGTCAAATTTAAAGCACCCATAGAAAAAGGCCAGAAGTGCAACAGCTCTGTTGTGAGTCACTTTTTCCAGAAAAGGCCCAGAAAATCTCCTGGCAAAGCGTACCAGACTGGATGTACACTCTATGCAAGTGACACTGACCCACACTTGACCACTGTAAAGGAAGAGCCTATGGATGTGGGGGAAGCATCGATGCAGGACGTAGTGTCAGTGAAGCCAGTGGACATAGAATTACACAGAATGAGCACCGAGGAAGTGATGCCACACTCTTCTTCATCCCCGCCAAAAGACGTGAAGCCTGTAATCAAAG TGGAGTGCCCCGTGTGCTCTATACGTGTATCTCAGCCCTTCATCAACAAACATCTGGACATGTGTCTCATAAGCGGAGAGAAGAAGGAAAGCTTAAGGAG CTCCCTTGGCAAGGCAAGGCGCCCAATGGGGAAGCTGGTATACAACCTGCTTTCCCAGACACAGCTGAAGAGGAGGCTCAAGGAATGCCACCTTTCAGTGAAAGGCAACCGAGATCAGCTGATCAAAAGGCACAAGGAGTTTGTGCATATTTACAATGCGCAGTGTGACTCTCTCAACCCCAAATCAG ctgaagaaattgtTAAAGAGGTGGAAGCCAATGAGAAGATCAAAAATCAGCTGCAGGACAAAGCTAAACCT GTTATGGTTTTCTCAAAGAATCACTCTGAGAAGGAGATTGATGATGTTCACTCAACGTACA GAAAGCAGCACAGCAGCGACTTCTCTCGACTGGTTGCCCAGGTTCGTGGTCGCCTAGATACAACCAGGAAGACTCTGATAAAAGATGATGCGGCAGCGGCTGGAGGCGAGGATGAAGAACAAACACCTTCGGCAG CTCAAGGTGCAGATCCAATGAATTCATTGGATATCAAGTTGGAAGGAGAGGAAGAAAAGGAGACTTCTGTGAGAGGCATCGTTTTGTCAAACAGCCCCACTTACAGTGAAGTGTCTGTCAGTAG TTCAATTTCCGACATCTTTGCGCCAGAACCTTTGCAAACTGA
- the rad18 gene encoding E3 ubiquitin-protein ligase RAD18 isoform X2, whose amino-acid sequence MAFQPEADLPPMLTSLNNVDALLRCPICFDFFNTTMMTKCSHNFCSLCIRKFFSYKLQCPVCNTQATEQDLQNNRLLDELVINFQAARQQLSKTYFDSPPISPKNPASVKFKAPIEKGQKCNSSVVSHFFQKRPRKSPGKAYQTGCTLYASDTDPHLTTVKEEPMDVGEASMQDVVSVKPVDIELHRMSTEEVMPHSSSSPPKDVKPVIKVECPVCSIRVSQPFINKHLDMCLISGEKKESLRSSLGKARRPMGKLVYNLLSQTQLKRRLKECHLSVKGNRDQLIKRHKEFVHIYNAQCDSLNPKSAEEIVKEVEANEKIKNQLQDKAKPVMVFSKNHSEKEIDDVHSTYRKQHSSDFSRLVAQVRGRLDTTRKTLIKDDAAAAGGEDEEQTPSAAQGADPMNSLDIKLEGEEEKETSVRGIVLSNSPTYSEVSVSSVTERTSVKKRSSCSQKSIAASSTALGKRHRKT is encoded by the exons ATGGCCTTCCAACCGGAAGCAGACCTCCCACCCATGCTGACGAGTTTGAAC AATGTTGATGCCCTGTTGCGATGTCctatttgttttgactttttcaacACTACAATGATGACCAAATGCTCTCACAATT TTTGCTCCTTGTGCATCCGGAAATTCTTTTCTTATAAGCTTCAATGTCCAGTTTGCAATACA CAAGCCACAGAACAAGATCTGCAAAACAACCGTTTACTGGATGAATTGGTGATAAACTTTCAAGCTGCAAG ACAGCAATtgtcaaaaacatattttgactCTCCACCAATATCCCCAAAGAACCCAGCATCAGTCAAATTTAAAGCACCCATAGAAAAAGGCCAGAAGTGCAACAGCTCTGTTGTGAGTCACTTTTTCCAGAAAAGGCCCAGAAAATCTCCTGGCAAAGCGTACCAGACTGGATGTACACTCTATGCAAGTGACACTGACCCACACTTGACCACTGTAAAGGAAGAGCCTATGGATGTGGGGGAAGCATCGATGCAGGACGTAGTGTCAGTGAAGCCAGTGGACATAGAATTACACAGAATGAGCACCGAGGAAGTGATGCCACACTCTTCTTCATCCCCGCCAAAAGACGTGAAGCCTGTAATCAAAG TGGAGTGCCCCGTGTGCTCTATACGTGTATCTCAGCCCTTCATCAACAAACATCTGGACATGTGTCTCATAAGCGGAGAGAAGAAGGAAAGCTTAAGGAG CTCCCTTGGCAAGGCAAGGCGCCCAATGGGGAAGCTGGTATACAACCTGCTTTCCCAGACACAGCTGAAGAGGAGGCTCAAGGAATGCCACCTTTCAGTGAAAGGCAACCGAGATCAGCTGATCAAAAGGCACAAGGAGTTTGTGCATATTTACAATGCGCAGTGTGACTCTCTCAACCCCAAATCAG ctgaagaaattgtTAAAGAGGTGGAAGCCAATGAGAAGATCAAAAATCAGCTGCAGGACAAAGCTAAACCT GTTATGGTTTTCTCAAAGAATCACTCTGAGAAGGAGATTGATGATGTTCACTCAACGTACA GAAAGCAGCACAGCAGCGACTTCTCTCGACTGGTTGCCCAGGTTCGTGGTCGCCTAGATACAACCAGGAAGACTCTGATAAAAGATGATGCGGCAGCGGCTGGAGGCGAGGATGAAGAACAAACACCTTCGGCAG CTCAAGGTGCAGATCCAATGAATTCATTGGATATCAAGTTGGAAGGAGAGGAAGAAAAGGAGACTTCTGTGAGAGGCATCGTTTTGTCAAACAGCCCCACTTACAGTGAAGTGTCTGTCAGTAG
- the rad18 gene encoding E3 ubiquitin-protein ligase RAD18 isoform X3: protein MAFQPEADLPPMLTSLNNVDALLRCPICFDFFNTTMMTKCSHNFCSLCIRKFFSYKLQCPVCNTQATEQDLQNNRLLDELVINFQAARQQLSKTYFDSPPISPKNPASVKFKAPIEKGQKCNSSVVSHFFQKRPRKSPGKAYQTGCTLYASDTDPHLTTVKEEPMDVGEASMQDVVSVKPVDIELHRMSTEEVMPHSSSSPPKDVKPVIKVECPVCSIRVSQPFINKHLDMCLISGEKKESLRSSLGKARRPMGKLVYNLLSQTQLKRRLKECHLSVKGNRDQLIKRHKEFVHIYNAQCDSLNPKSAEEIVKEVEANEKIKNQLQDKAKPVMVFSKNHSEKEIDDVHSTYRKQHSSDFSRLVAQVRGRLDTTRKTLIKDDAAAAGGEDEEQTPSAAQGADPMNSLDIKLEGEEEKETSVRGIVLSNSPTYSEVSVSSSISDIFAPEPLQTDFIEDNGLGG from the exons ATGGCCTTCCAACCGGAAGCAGACCTCCCACCCATGCTGACGAGTTTGAAC AATGTTGATGCCCTGTTGCGATGTCctatttgttttgactttttcaacACTACAATGATGACCAAATGCTCTCACAATT TTTGCTCCTTGTGCATCCGGAAATTCTTTTCTTATAAGCTTCAATGTCCAGTTTGCAATACA CAAGCCACAGAACAAGATCTGCAAAACAACCGTTTACTGGATGAATTGGTGATAAACTTTCAAGCTGCAAG ACAGCAATtgtcaaaaacatattttgactCTCCACCAATATCCCCAAAGAACCCAGCATCAGTCAAATTTAAAGCACCCATAGAAAAAGGCCAGAAGTGCAACAGCTCTGTTGTGAGTCACTTTTTCCAGAAAAGGCCCAGAAAATCTCCTGGCAAAGCGTACCAGACTGGATGTACACTCTATGCAAGTGACACTGACCCACACTTGACCACTGTAAAGGAAGAGCCTATGGATGTGGGGGAAGCATCGATGCAGGACGTAGTGTCAGTGAAGCCAGTGGACATAGAATTACACAGAATGAGCACCGAGGAAGTGATGCCACACTCTTCTTCATCCCCGCCAAAAGACGTGAAGCCTGTAATCAAAG TGGAGTGCCCCGTGTGCTCTATACGTGTATCTCAGCCCTTCATCAACAAACATCTGGACATGTGTCTCATAAGCGGAGAGAAGAAGGAAAGCTTAAGGAG CTCCCTTGGCAAGGCAAGGCGCCCAATGGGGAAGCTGGTATACAACCTGCTTTCCCAGACACAGCTGAAGAGGAGGCTCAAGGAATGCCACCTTTCAGTGAAAGGCAACCGAGATCAGCTGATCAAAAGGCACAAGGAGTTTGTGCATATTTACAATGCGCAGTGTGACTCTCTCAACCCCAAATCAG ctgaagaaattgtTAAAGAGGTGGAAGCCAATGAGAAGATCAAAAATCAGCTGCAGGACAAAGCTAAACCT GTTATGGTTTTCTCAAAGAATCACTCTGAGAAGGAGATTGATGATGTTCACTCAACGTACA GAAAGCAGCACAGCAGCGACTTCTCTCGACTGGTTGCCCAGGTTCGTGGTCGCCTAGATACAACCAGGAAGACTCTGATAAAAGATGATGCGGCAGCGGCTGGAGGCGAGGATGAAGAACAAACACCTTCGGCAG CTCAAGGTGCAGATCCAATGAATTCATTGGATATCAAGTTGGAAGGAGAGGAAGAAAAGGAGACTTCTGTGAGAGGCATCGTTTTGTCAAACAGCCCCACTTACAGTGAAGTGTCTGTCAGTAG TTCAATTTCCGACATCTTTGCGCCAGAACCTTTGCAAACTGA TTTCATTGAGGACAATGGGCTGGGCGGTTGA
- the rad18 gene encoding E3 ubiquitin-protein ligase RAD18 isoform X5, producing the protein MAFQPEADLPPMLTSLNNVDALLRCPICFDFFNTTMMTKCSHNFCSLCIRKFFSYKLQCPVCNTQATEQDLQNNRLLDELVINFQAARQQLSKTYFDSPPISPKNPASVKFKAPIEKGQKCNSSVVSHFFQKRPRKSPGKAYQTGCTLYASDTDPHLTTVKEEPMDVGEASMQDVVSVKPVDIELHRMSTEEVMPHSSSSPPKDVKPVIKVECPVCSIRVSQPFINKHLDMCLISGEKKESLRSSLGKARRPMGKLVYNLLSQTQLKRRLKECHLSVKGNRDQLIKRHKEFVHIYNAQCDSLNPKSAEEIVKEVEANEKIKNQLQDKAKPVMVFSKNHSEKEIDDVHSTYSKTPATPSAPPAEESPSEPKPSTSQVESLSSATNPSHFASLRRQC; encoded by the exons ATGGCCTTCCAACCGGAAGCAGACCTCCCACCCATGCTGACGAGTTTGAAC AATGTTGATGCCCTGTTGCGATGTCctatttgttttgactttttcaacACTACAATGATGACCAAATGCTCTCACAATT TTTGCTCCTTGTGCATCCGGAAATTCTTTTCTTATAAGCTTCAATGTCCAGTTTGCAATACA CAAGCCACAGAACAAGATCTGCAAAACAACCGTTTACTGGATGAATTGGTGATAAACTTTCAAGCTGCAAG ACAGCAATtgtcaaaaacatattttgactCTCCACCAATATCCCCAAAGAACCCAGCATCAGTCAAATTTAAAGCACCCATAGAAAAAGGCCAGAAGTGCAACAGCTCTGTTGTGAGTCACTTTTTCCAGAAAAGGCCCAGAAAATCTCCTGGCAAAGCGTACCAGACTGGATGTACACTCTATGCAAGTGACACTGACCCACACTTGACCACTGTAAAGGAAGAGCCTATGGATGTGGGGGAAGCATCGATGCAGGACGTAGTGTCAGTGAAGCCAGTGGACATAGAATTACACAGAATGAGCACCGAGGAAGTGATGCCACACTCTTCTTCATCCCCGCCAAAAGACGTGAAGCCTGTAATCAAAG TGGAGTGCCCCGTGTGCTCTATACGTGTATCTCAGCCCTTCATCAACAAACATCTGGACATGTGTCTCATAAGCGGAGAGAAGAAGGAAAGCTTAAGGAG CTCCCTTGGCAAGGCAAGGCGCCCAATGGGGAAGCTGGTATACAACCTGCTTTCCCAGACACAGCTGAAGAGGAGGCTCAAGGAATGCCACCTTTCAGTGAAAGGCAACCGAGATCAGCTGATCAAAAGGCACAAGGAGTTTGTGCATATTTACAATGCGCAGTGTGACTCTCTCAACCCCAAATCAG ctgaagaaattgtTAAAGAGGTGGAAGCCAATGAGAAGATCAAAAATCAGCTGCAGGACAAAGCTAAACCT GTTATGGTTTTCTCAAAGAATCACTCTGAGAAGGAGATTGATGATGTTCACTCAACGTACA gtaaaaccccagctacaccatcagcgcctccagcagaagagtctccaaGTGAACCTAAaccctctacgagtcaagttgagagcctctcctccgccaccaacccAAGCcacttcgcctctctcagaaggcaatgttga
- the rad18 gene encoding E3 ubiquitin-protein ligase RAD18 isoform X4, with protein sequence MAFQPEADLPPMLTSLNNVDALLRCPICFDFFNTTMMTKCSHNFCSLCIRKFFSYKLQCPVCNTQATEQDLQNNRLLDELVINFQAARQQLSKTYFDSPPISPKNPASVKFKAPIEKGQKCNSSVEEPMDVGEASMQDVVSVKPVDIELHRMSTEEVMPHSSSSPPKDVKPVIKVECPVCSIRVSQPFINKHLDMCLISGEKKESLRSSLGKARRPMGKLVYNLLSQTQLKRRLKECHLSVKGNRDQLIKRHKEFVHIYNAQCDSLNPKSAEEIVKEVEANEKIKNQLQDKAKPVMVFSKNHSEKEIDDVHSTYRKQHSSDFSRLVAQVRGRLDTTRKTLIKDDAAAAGGEDEEQTPSAAQGADPMNSLDIKLEGEEEKETSVRGIVLSNSPTYSEVSVSSSISDIFAPEPLQTDVTERTSVKKRSSCSQKSIAASSTALGKRHRKT encoded by the exons ATGGCCTTCCAACCGGAAGCAGACCTCCCACCCATGCTGACGAGTTTGAAC AATGTTGATGCCCTGTTGCGATGTCctatttgttttgactttttcaacACTACAATGATGACCAAATGCTCTCACAATT TTTGCTCCTTGTGCATCCGGAAATTCTTTTCTTATAAGCTTCAATGTCCAGTTTGCAATACA CAAGCCACAGAACAAGATCTGCAAAACAACCGTTTACTGGATGAATTGGTGATAAACTTTCAAGCTGCAAG ACAGCAATtgtcaaaaacatattttgactCTCCACCAATATCCCCAAAGAACCCAGCATCAGTCAAATTTAAAGCACCCATAGAAAAAGGCCAGAAGTGCAACAGCTCTGTT GAAGAGCCTATGGATGTGGGGGAAGCATCGATGCAGGACGTAGTGTCAGTGAAGCCAGTGGACATAGAATTACACAGAATGAGCACCGAGGAAGTGATGCCACACTCTTCTTCATCCCCGCCAAAAGACGTGAAGCCTGTAATCAAAG TGGAGTGCCCCGTGTGCTCTATACGTGTATCTCAGCCCTTCATCAACAAACATCTGGACATGTGTCTCATAAGCGGAGAGAAGAAGGAAAGCTTAAGGAG CTCCCTTGGCAAGGCAAGGCGCCCAATGGGGAAGCTGGTATACAACCTGCTTTCCCAGACACAGCTGAAGAGGAGGCTCAAGGAATGCCACCTTTCAGTGAAAGGCAACCGAGATCAGCTGATCAAAAGGCACAAGGAGTTTGTGCATATTTACAATGCGCAGTGTGACTCTCTCAACCCCAAATCAG ctgaagaaattgtTAAAGAGGTGGAAGCCAATGAGAAGATCAAAAATCAGCTGCAGGACAAAGCTAAACCT GTTATGGTTTTCTCAAAGAATCACTCTGAGAAGGAGATTGATGATGTTCACTCAACGTACA GAAAGCAGCACAGCAGCGACTTCTCTCGACTGGTTGCCCAGGTTCGTGGTCGCCTAGATACAACCAGGAAGACTCTGATAAAAGATGATGCGGCAGCGGCTGGAGGCGAGGATGAAGAACAAACACCTTCGGCAG CTCAAGGTGCAGATCCAATGAATTCATTGGATATCAAGTTGGAAGGAGAGGAAGAAAAGGAGACTTCTGTGAGAGGCATCGTTTTGTCAAACAGCCCCACTTACAGTGAAGTGTCTGTCAGTAG TTCAATTTCCGACATCTTTGCGCCAGAACCTTTGCAAACTGA